A part of Vulcanisaeta moutnovskia 768-28 genomic DNA contains:
- the carB gene encoding carbamoyl-phosphate synthase (glutamine-hydrolyzing) large subunit — protein sequence MDIRKVLVIGSGPIKVAEAAEFDYSGIQALKAYREEGLTTVLVNPNIATVQTTRIFADRVYLAPIRPEFLVKIIERERPDGIACGFGGQTALSACVNLNEIGVFKKYGVKVLGTPIEGIRSALSRELFKELMSRHGISVLPSITTYSPNEALDAANKLGYPVLARVSFNLGGAGAFVAYNSNELASKYHKALAQSEIKEVLIEKYIGGWKEIEFEVMRDSHGNSVAVVCMENIDPMGIHTGDSAVVAPCLTLTNDEYQRARLLSIGVANAINLIGECNVQVAINPAGPEMYVIETNPRMSRSSALASKASGYPLAYIAAKLTLGYRLDELINKVTNRTVAAFEPSLDYIVVKIPRWESDRFEVDESLGPEMMSIGEVMGIGRTLEEAWQKAVRMLDIGEPGLVGGRIYNEASVEEARENVMKRKPYWFLYAAVLLREEVTVDEISKWTGVDKFFLNAIKRIVDFYEGAKRGTIQLSEDVLEEAYVLGFSEEQLRNALGKDVQAKLPVVKQIDTLAGEWPASTNYLYLTHGGEYDDNTGPSVDALVVGAGVFRIGVSVEFDWAVVNTVLALRRLGLRVGIINYNPETVSTDWDFANKLFFDELTPETLRNMLIKEKPKLVVLWAGGQIGQRLYGKSRLWINDEVKLLGTSPSGVDLAEDRVKFSKLLDELGLDQPPWTFASSLEELISLVERWLDYPVIVRPSYVLGGAYMGLARDRQELIRYISKATRISPEHPVVVSKYINNGVEVEVDGVSDSSSVIVVPVEHIEPPGVHSGDSTMVIPPRGFDYRLSDYWRRGMAEASFRIAKAVGVKGPFNIQFIVSDKLYVIEANVRASRSMPFTSKAVGINLMDLSVKAALNGLGMDREYLVLRPKRWWVKTSQFSWSRVRGAYPRLGPVMYSTGEVASSGRVFEEALLKAWLSTIPSKVPRSNALIYTYDKYLENLIDDVKRELNGWLKVIGEPSENVLNDLKSGRMDIVITGGDTREYDYAVRRLAADTATPIILHPSLGLELARSFKWLWSGNDTTVEELWETYINSLF from the coding sequence ATGGACATTAGGAAGGTCTTAGTCATTGGCAGTGGTCCCATTAAGGTTGCTGAGGCTGCTGAGTTCGACTATTCAGGTATACAGGCCCTTAAGGCCTATAGGGAGGAGGGACTTACGACAGTCCTTGTTAATCCCAACATAGCCACTGTACAAACAACTAGGATTTTCGCGGATAGGGTTTACCTGGCACCAATAAGACCTGAGTTCCTGGTTAAGATTATAGAGAGGGAGAGACCTGATGGCATTGCCTGCGGTTTCGGTGGACAAACAGCACTATCTGCATGCGTTAATCTAAATGAGATAGGCGTCTTTAAGAAGTACGGCGTTAAGGTACTGGGTACACCGATTGAGGGCATTAGGTCAGCCCTAAGTAGGGAGCTGTTTAAGGAGTTGATGAGTAGACACGGAATATCTGTACTACCATCAATAACCACGTACTCACCTAATGAGGCCTTAGATGCAGCCAATAAGTTGGGCTACCCAGTATTGGCTAGGGTCTCCTTTAACCTAGGTGGTGCGGGCGCCTTCGTTGCATACAACAGCAATGAATTGGCCAGTAAGTACCACAAGGCCCTGGCCCAGAGTGAGATAAAGGAGGTGCTTATTGAGAAATACATAGGTGGTTGGAAGGAGATCGAGTTTGAGGTCATGAGGGATAGCCATGGTAATTCCGTGGCCGTAGTTTGCATGGAGAACATAGATCCAATGGGCATACATACTGGGGATTCCGCGGTTGTTGCTCCCTGCCTAACGCTAACGAATGATGAGTACCAAAGGGCTAGGTTATTATCAATAGGCGTCGCTAACGCCATAAACCTCATTGGTGAGTGCAATGTGCAGGTTGCAATTAACCCAGCAGGACCCGAAATGTACGTTATAGAGACTAACCCGAGGATGAGTAGGTCAAGCGCCCTGGCCAGTAAGGCTTCTGGTTACCCATTGGCGTACATAGCAGCCAAGTTAACGCTTGGTTATAGACTTGACGAGTTAATTAATAAGGTCACCAATAGGACCGTGGCTGCCTTCGAACCGAGCCTAGACTATATAGTGGTTAAGATACCTAGGTGGGAGAGCGACAGGTTTGAGGTTGATGAGTCCCTAGGCCCCGAGATGATGAGTATTGGCGAGGTAATGGGGATTGGTAGGACGCTTGAGGAGGCGTGGCAGAAGGCCGTGAGAATGCTGGATATCGGCGAGCCGGGCCTGGTTGGTGGTCGTATATACAATGAGGCTAGTGTCGAGGAGGCCAGGGAGAATGTCATGAAGAGGAAGCCCTACTGGTTCCTGTACGCGGCTGTACTGCTCAGGGAGGAGGTTACTGTCGATGAGATTAGTAAGTGGACAGGCGTAGATAAGTTCTTCCTAAATGCCATAAAGAGGATTGTTGACTTTTACGAGGGTGCTAAAAGAGGCACGATACAATTAAGTGAGGATGTCCTTGAGGAGGCTTACGTACTCGGCTTTAGTGAGGAGCAACTTCGTAATGCCTTAGGCAAGGATGTGCAGGCCAAGCTGCCTGTCGTTAAGCAGATAGATACGCTGGCCGGTGAGTGGCCTGCCAGTACTAATTACCTGTATTTAACACATGGTGGTGAGTATGATGATAATACTGGGCCTAGTGTTGATGCATTGGTCGTGGGAGCTGGCGTGTTTAGGATTGGTGTTAGTGTTGAGTTTGATTGGGCAGTTGTTAACACAGTGCTTGCGTTGAGGAGGTTGGGGCTTAGGGTTGGCATTATTAATTATAACCCAGAGACTGTAAGCACTGATTGGGACTTCGCTAATAAATTATTCTTTGATGAATTAACACCAGAGACCCTGAGGAACATGTTGATTAAGGAGAAGCCTAAGCTAGTGGTTCTATGGGCTGGTGGACAAATAGGACAGAGACTTTATGGCAAGTCTAGGCTCTGGATCAATGACGAGGTTAAACTACTCGGCACATCACCTAGCGGTGTGGATCTCGCTGAGGATAGGGTCAAGTTCTCGAAATTACTTGATGAGTTAGGTCTTGATCAACCACCATGGACCTTCGCCAGCAGTCTTGAGGAGTTGATTAGCCTTGTCGAGAGGTGGCTTGACTACCCAGTCATTGTGAGGCCCAGCTACGTGCTTGGCGGCGCATACATGGGACTTGCCAGGGATAGGCAAGAATTAATAAGGTACATCAGTAAGGCGACTAGGATAAGCCCTGAGCACCCTGTCGTGGTTTCTAAGTATATTAATAACGGCGTTGAGGTGGAGGTTGATGGGGTTAGTGATAGTTCCTCAGTAATTGTGGTGCCTGTGGAGCATATAGAACCACCAGGAGTTCATTCTGGAGATAGCACCATGGTAATACCACCGAGGGGTTTTGATTATAGGCTCAGTGATTATTGGAGAAGAGGTATGGCCGAGGCGTCCTTCAGGATAGCTAAAGCGGTGGGAGTTAAGGGTCCATTCAACATTCAATTTATTGTTAGTGATAAGCTATACGTAATTGAGGCTAACGTTAGGGCTAGTAGGTCCATGCCCTTCACAAGTAAGGCTGTTGGAATTAATTTAATGGATCTATCGGTTAAGGCAGCATTAAATGGCTTAGGGATGGATAGGGAATACCTAGTACTTAGGCCGAAGCGTTGGTGGGTTAAGACAAGCCAATTCTCATGGAGCAGGGTTAGAGGTGCATACCCAAGACTCGGCCCTGTTATGTATAGTACGGGTGAGGTTGCCTCAAGCGGTCGCGTGTTTGAGGAGGCATTACTAAAGGCTTGGTTATCAACAATACCGTCCAAGGTGCCACGCAGTAACGCCCTGATATACACATACGATAAATACCTGGAGAACTTAATTGATGACGTTAAGCGTGAGCTTAATGGCTGGTTAAAGGTCATAGGTGAACCAAGTGAAAATGTGCTTAATGACTTAAAGAGTGGCCGTATGGACATAGTTATCACCGGTGGTGACACTAGGGAGTATGACTATGCTGTACGTAGGTTGGCAGCGGATACGGCCACACCAATAATCCTACACCCGAGCTTAGGACTTGAATTAGCCAGGTCGTTTAAGTGGTTATGGTCGGGTAATGACACCACGGTTGAAGAATTATGGGAGACTTACATTAATTCCTTATTTTAA
- the carA gene encoding glutamine-hydrolyzing carbamoyl-phosphate synthase small subunit, whose product MLQDGSVYRGYAFGVDANAVGEVVFTTANVGYPESLTDPSYKGQILVFTSPLIGNYGVSPDQWESDSVQVSGVVVFDATSPSHYTSVMSLDEWLRREGVPGIFRVDTRALTVKLREVGVMMGAIANSVNEAFRLLANAPRYDEVDFTRLVSPKNIISYGNDDRPCIGIVDCGVKMSIVRNLLIRGFRVVRYPCHMWSKALSDCDGVLLSNGPGNPNLLTYLSDVVVDIIRDRKPTLGICLGHQIIALGAGAKLYKMKYGHRAINKPILDLARNRVYVTTHNHGYAVDPQSIRNTGFRVWAVQPDDNTVEGLIHERLPILTTQFHPEAKPGPHDTTWVFDEFAKMVMGHGH is encoded by the coding sequence GTGCTTCAGGATGGAAGTGTGTATCGTGGTTACGCCTTTGGTGTTGACGCTAATGCCGTTGGCGAGGTAGTATTCACAACAGCCAATGTTGGCTATCCCGAATCACTCACAGACCCATCATATAAAGGCCAAATCCTTGTCTTCACAAGTCCACTAATCGGCAATTACGGAGTATCACCCGATCAGTGGGAGAGTGATTCAGTCCAGGTTAGTGGGGTTGTGGTTTTTGATGCTACGTCACCAAGCCACTACACATCAGTAATGAGCTTAGACGAGTGGTTGAGAAGGGAGGGCGTACCTGGCATCTTTAGGGTTGATACTAGGGCGTTAACCGTGAAGTTGAGGGAGGTTGGTGTTATGATGGGTGCAATCGCTAATAGTGTCAATGAGGCATTTAGATTATTGGCTAATGCTCCCCGTTATGATGAGGTAGATTTCACAAGGTTGGTCTCGCCAAAAAATATCATTAGTTATGGTAATGATGATAGGCCATGTATTGGGATTGTGGATTGTGGGGTTAAGATGAGTATTGTCAGAAATCTCCTAATTAGAGGGTTCAGGGTTGTTAGGTATCCATGCCACATGTGGAGTAAGGCCCTGAGTGATTGCGATGGTGTACTACTGAGTAATGGGCCAGGTAACCCGAACCTATTGACTTATCTAAGCGACGTCGTTGTTGATATTATTAGGGATAGAAAACCAACACTGGGCATATGCCTAGGGCATCAAATAATTGCGCTAGGTGCAGGTGCTAAGTTGTATAAGATGAAGTATGGGCATAGGGCCATAAACAAGCCAATCCTCGATTTAGCTAGGAATAGGGTCTATGTAACAACCCATAATCATGGCTATGCCGTGGATCCACAATCAATAAGGAATACAGGATTTAGGGTATGGGCTGTGCAACCTGATGATAATACCGTGGAAGGGCTAATTCACGAGAGGTTACCAATACTAACAACGCAATTCCACCCGGAGGCTAAGCCTGGGCCTCATGATACTACCTGGGTCTTTGATGAGTTCGCTAAAATGGTGATGGGTCATGGACATTAG
- a CDS encoding lyase family protein: MYRRELLGPGSVDKISYTSSVMDDAEIFRYVIITLMVHVNELERVGVLRSDEAGRIRNALRDIWRGGYEPTRLTSYEDVHEYVEAELIRRLGSIGGWVGLGRSRNDHVATAIRLRLRDYLLDLVKTLIELRRTLLNKAIETADQLIIGSTHKQPAQVTTLGHYLLALDELTADFLSTLIHAYEVVDKSPLGTGPLAGVITPIDRVRETGELGFNGVVNNSIYATGSRYFALQTMSLVVSYLVEVGRFINNLEAWLMPQLNYVMADPSHLATSSIMPHKHNPATLEVFRARIGEAVGHLVAFYSIERPVEVGYQLDLQESTRHVWAIMRIAIEGLSILRDFIEGIRVNNDRVNEDISKYPITTAEYAEKVSISSHKPFRDVYNEVARSIRSGDIRSIMLSPLDVLSGKGNIGSPNPAQVRNEAMRRLSDVETISNWLLNNELKVKNVLRVLED, from the coding sequence GTGTATCGTAGGGAGTTATTGGGACCTGGAAGTGTTGATAAGATAAGTTATACATCATCGGTTATGGATGATGCGGAGATCTTTAGGTACGTAATAATAACGCTAATGGTCCACGTAAACGAACTTGAGAGGGTTGGCGTATTAAGGAGCGATGAGGCCGGCAGGATTAGGAATGCCCTTAGGGATATTTGGCGTGGTGGTTATGAACCGACCAGGCTAACCAGCTATGAGGATGTTCATGAGTATGTCGAGGCAGAGCTCATTAGGAGGTTAGGTAGCATTGGTGGTTGGGTTGGGCTTGGCAGGTCTAGGAATGACCATGTAGCTACGGCAATTAGGCTTAGGTTAAGAGATTACTTACTTGACCTAGTCAAGACTTTGATCGAGCTTAGGAGGACATTACTTAATAAGGCTATTGAAACCGCTGATCAATTAATAATAGGCTCAACGCATAAACAACCGGCTCAGGTCACAACGTTGGGCCACTACTTACTTGCACTAGATGAGTTGACGGCCGATTTCCTAAGCACGTTGATACACGCATACGAGGTGGTTGATAAATCGCCACTAGGCACAGGCCCATTAGCGGGCGTTATAACGCCCATCGATAGGGTCAGAGAGACCGGAGAGTTGGGTTTTAACGGTGTTGTCAATAATAGCATATATGCCACCGGGTCCAGGTACTTCGCGCTGCAGACTATGTCCTTAGTCGTGTCCTACCTGGTGGAGGTTGGTAGGTTCATCAATAACCTTGAGGCGTGGTTAATGCCTCAACTCAACTACGTAATGGCTGATCCATCGCACCTAGCCACAAGCAGTATTATGCCGCACAAGCACAACCCAGCAACTCTGGAGGTTTTTAGGGCTAGGATTGGTGAGGCCGTGGGGCATCTAGTGGCTTTTTACTCAATAGAGAGGCCTGTCGAGGTTGGTTACCAATTGGATCTCCAGGAGAGTACTAGGCATGTTTGGGCTATCATGAGGATAGCCATTGAGGGTTTGTCAATACTTAGGGATTTCATTGAAGGCATACGTGTCAATAACGATAGGGTCAATGAGGATATCTCTAAATACCCAATAACCACCGCTGAGTATGCCGAGAAAGTATCAATAAGTAGTCACAAACCATTTAGGGATGTCTATAATGAGGTTGCGAGATCAATAAGGAGCGGCGATATAAGGAGCATAATGCTCAGTCCTCTGGATGTGCTTAGCGGTAAGGGTAACATTGGGTCTCCAAACCCGGCCCAGGTTAGGAACGAGGCAATGAGAAGGTTATCTGATGTGGAGACTATAAGCAATTGGTTACTTAATAATGAATTAAAGGTTAAGAATGTGCTAAGGGTTCTCGAGGATTAA
- a CDS encoding PaREP1 domain containing protein, whose translation MRIRGMKERVDRVDWVIVVMPTSYLKDVAMVIGGKVDLLTDKALWVHQYQYNGPDPERVLSPYKDDGSARRDIETLIREMEEMLRSINP comes from the coding sequence GTGAGGATTAGGGGTATGAAGGAGCGTGTTGATAGGGTTGATTGGGTAATAGTCGTGATGCCGACGAGCTATTTGAAGGATGTGGCGATGGTAATTGGTGGTAAGGTTGATCTACTTACCGATAAGGCCTTATGGGTTCACCAATACCAGTATAATGGGCCTGATCCCGAGAGGGTACTTAGTCCCTACAAAGATGATGGGTCTGCGAGGAGGGATATAGAGACGTTGATTAGAGAAATGGAGGAGATGCTAAGGAGTATAAATCCTTAA
- a CDS encoding PaREP1 family protein — MQLPKPWYDLKEYRRIRIEEARNELDIAKKFLKEGLTRNAAGKVFQAWKALVAALATDKRDELSKVFSGKLAVPRPEWRGFCVHWGFSTLLWSSSRAWHHLFSPCRQLRGGWGSWPARLAPTQLQNLEKQKTCKSFAPCFHDGCPCIEH, encoded by the coding sequence ATGCAGTTACCGAAGCCTTGGTATGATCTTAAGGAATACAGGAGAATACGTATTGAAGAAGCGAGGAATGAGCTAGATATAGCCAAGAAGTTCCTTAAGGAAGGTTTGACTAGGAATGCGGCTGGTAAGGTATTTCAGGCCTGGAAAGCCCTGGTTGCTGCCTTAGCTACTGACAAAAGGGATGAGTTGAGCAAGGTGTTTAGTGGGAAGCTGGCGGTTCCCCGCCCTGAATGGCGAGGGTTCTGCGTCCACTGGGGCTTTTCGACACTTCTCTGGAGCTCCTCACGGGCGTGGCATCACTTGTTCAGTCCCTGCCGTCAGCTTCGGGGAGGTTGGGGCTCATGGCCTGCTAGGCTCGCCCCAACCCAACTCCAAAACCTAGAAAAGCAAAAAACATGTAAGTCCTTTGCTCCATGTTTTCATGATGGGTGCCCTTGTATTGAGCATTGA